A window of the Tenebrio molitor chromosome 1, icTenMoli1.1, whole genome shotgun sequence genome harbors these coding sequences:
- the LOC138125465 gene encoding TOM1-like protein 2 isoform X1 encodes MSFFGNALGGNPFSTPVGSRIEQATDGTLASENWGLNMEICDLVNETEDGPRDAVKAIRKRLAQNAGKNYTVVMYTLTVLETCVKNCGKRFHVLICNKDFVLDLVKLIGPKNDPPTAVQEKVLSLIQSWADAFRNQPEMSGVISVYQDLVAKGIEFPATDLDSMAPIHTPQRGHFQSVETEIPVAVEPQISTHSSPTPHVASPTGFLTPEQRAKLQSELDVVQSNMNVLGEMLSEMKPGNEQPDELELLQELHVTCQSMQERLVDLISKLSNDELTAELLRINDDLNNLFLRYSRWEKNRDTGKHSASAVLAKAIPPTTKPPLQSDDSLIDFGDDLPEQLSKLSTGTSASNQLSKIETVTAKNAAKGDDEFDMFAQSRNASYENSKNSGSTYKDNLEPDQISGGLSTVTQGKHNTPPDLEFDEMAQWLGQTTGGEESVTSSEFERFLAERAAAAEQLPTVTGSTNDATRSRNTSAKDEKSLFAL; translated from the exons AACAAGCCACGGATGGAACGCTGGCGTCAGAGAATTGGGGCTTGAACATGGAAATATGCGACTTAGTAAATGAAACAGAAGATGGTCCCAGAGACGCCGTCAAAGCGATCAGAAAACGGCTGGCCCAAAACGCCGGAAAAAACTACACGGTCGTAATGTACACTTTGACGGTTCTGGAGACTTGCGTAAAAAATTGCGGAAAAAGGTTCCACGTCTTAATCTGCAACAAGGACTTCGTGTTAGACTTG GTGAAACTGATCGGCCCTAAAAACGACCCGCCTACAGCTGTCCAGGAAAAAGTGTTGAGTTTAATTCAGTCTTGGGCAGACGCCTTCAGAAACCAACCGGAAATGTCCGGAGTCATCTCGGTGTATCAGGATCTCGTAGCGAAGGGAATCGAGTTTCCGGCTACAGATTTGGATTCAATGGCTCCCATCCATACCCCACAAAGG GGCCATTTTCAGAGCGTGGAAACGGAAATTCCGGTGGCGGTGGAACCGCAGATTTCCACACATTCGTCGCCTACGCCGCACGTTGCCAGTCCGACCGGGTTTTTGACCCCCGAGCAGAGAGCCAAACTGCAGTCCGAACTGGACGTCGTTCAAAGCAACATGAACGTCCTGGGGGAGATGTTGAGCGAGATGAAACCAGGCAACGAACAGCCCGACGAGCTGGAGTTGCTGCAA GAGTTGCACGTGACTTGTCAGAGCATGCAAGAGAGGCTGGTCGACTTGATCAGCAAACTGTCCAACGACGAGCTGACGGCGGAGTTGTTACGCATTAACGacgatttaaataatttatttttacggtACAGCCGCTGGGAGAAAAACAGGGACACCGGGAAACACTCGGCCTCTGCGGTCTtggccaaagccattcctccTACAACCAAGCCGCCGTTACAGTCAGACGACAGTCTGATAGACTTCGGAGATGACCTGCCCGAACAGCTCAGTAAATTAA GTACCGGTACTAGTGCCTCAAACCAATTGTCCAAAATTGAAACCGTGACTGCGAAAAATGCCGCCAAAGGGGATGACGAGTTCGACATGTTTGCACAGTCGAGGAACGCGTCTTAcgaaaattccaaaaacaG CGGCAGCACGTACAAGGACAACTTGGAACCCGACCAGATCTCAGGAGGTCTAAGCACGGTGACTCAGGGCAAACACAAC ACACCTCCAGACCTAGAGTTTGACGAGATGGCACAGTGGCTTGGTCAGACA ACGGGGGGCGAAGAGTCGGTAACAAGTAGCGAGTTCGAACGATTTTTGGCCGAGAGGGCGGCGGCAGCAGAACAGCTGCCCACCGTCACGGGTAGCACCAATGACGCCACCAGGTCAAGGAATACGTCGGCGAAGGACGAAAAGAGTCTTTTTGCTTTATAA
- the LOC138125465 gene encoding TOM1-like protein 2 isoform X3 → MSFFGNALGGNPFSTPVGSRIEQATDGTLASENWGLNMEICDLVNETEDGPRDAVKAIRKRLAQNAGKNYTVVMYTLTVLETCVKNCGKRFHVLICNKDFVLDLVKLIGPKNDPPTAVQEKVLSLIQSWADAFRNQPEMSGVISVYQDLVAKGIEFPATDLDSMAPIHTPQRGHFQSVETEIPVAVEPQISTHSSPTPHVASPTGFLTPEQRAKLQSELDVVQSNMNVLGEMLSEMKPGNEQPDELELLQELHVTCQSMQERLVDLISKLSNDELTAELLRINDDLNNLFLRYSRWEKNRDTGKHSASAVLAKAIPPTTKPPLQSDDSLIDFGDDLPEQLSKLSTGTSASNQLSKIETVTAKNAAKGDDEFDMFAQSRNASYENSKNSGSTYKDNLEPDQISGGLSTVTQGKHNTGGEESVTSSEFERFLAERAAAAEQLPTVTGSTNDATRSRNTSAKDEKSLFAL, encoded by the exons AACAAGCCACGGATGGAACGCTGGCGTCAGAGAATTGGGGCTTGAACATGGAAATATGCGACTTAGTAAATGAAACAGAAGATGGTCCCAGAGACGCCGTCAAAGCGATCAGAAAACGGCTGGCCCAAAACGCCGGAAAAAACTACACGGTCGTAATGTACACTTTGACGGTTCTGGAGACTTGCGTAAAAAATTGCGGAAAAAGGTTCCACGTCTTAATCTGCAACAAGGACTTCGTGTTAGACTTG GTGAAACTGATCGGCCCTAAAAACGACCCGCCTACAGCTGTCCAGGAAAAAGTGTTGAGTTTAATTCAGTCTTGGGCAGACGCCTTCAGAAACCAACCGGAAATGTCCGGAGTCATCTCGGTGTATCAGGATCTCGTAGCGAAGGGAATCGAGTTTCCGGCTACAGATTTGGATTCAATGGCTCCCATCCATACCCCACAAAGG GGCCATTTTCAGAGCGTGGAAACGGAAATTCCGGTGGCGGTGGAACCGCAGATTTCCACACATTCGTCGCCTACGCCGCACGTTGCCAGTCCGACCGGGTTTTTGACCCCCGAGCAGAGAGCCAAACTGCAGTCCGAACTGGACGTCGTTCAAAGCAACATGAACGTCCTGGGGGAGATGTTGAGCGAGATGAAACCAGGCAACGAACAGCCCGACGAGCTGGAGTTGCTGCAA GAGTTGCACGTGACTTGTCAGAGCATGCAAGAGAGGCTGGTCGACTTGATCAGCAAACTGTCCAACGACGAGCTGACGGCGGAGTTGTTACGCATTAACGacgatttaaataatttatttttacggtACAGCCGCTGGGAGAAAAACAGGGACACCGGGAAACACTCGGCCTCTGCGGTCTtggccaaagccattcctccTACAACCAAGCCGCCGTTACAGTCAGACGACAGTCTGATAGACTTCGGAGATGACCTGCCCGAACAGCTCAGTAAATTAA GTACCGGTACTAGTGCCTCAAACCAATTGTCCAAAATTGAAACCGTGACTGCGAAAAATGCCGCCAAAGGGGATGACGAGTTCGACATGTTTGCACAGTCGAGGAACGCGTCTTAcgaaaattccaaaaacaG CGGCAGCACGTACAAGGACAACTTGGAACCCGACCAGATCTCAGGAGGTCTAAGCACGGTGACTCAGGGCAAACACAAC ACGGGGGGCGAAGAGTCGGTAACAAGTAGCGAGTTCGAACGATTTTTGGCCGAGAGGGCGGCGGCAGCAGAACAGCTGCCCACCGTCACGGGTAGCACCAATGACGCCACCAGGTCAAGGAATACGTCGGCGAAGGACGAAAAGAGTCTTTTTGCTTTATAA
- the LOC138125465 gene encoding TOM1-like protein 2 isoform X2 yields the protein MSFFGNALGGNPFSTPVGSRIEQATDGTLASENWGLNMEICDLVNETEDGPRDAVKAIRKRLAQNAGKNYTVVMYTLTVLETCVKNCGKRFHVLICNKDFVLDLVKLIGPKNDPPTAVQEKVLSLIQSWADAFRNQPEMSGVISVYQDLVAKGIEFPATDLDSMAPIHTPQRSVETEIPVAVEPQISTHSSPTPHVASPTGFLTPEQRAKLQSELDVVQSNMNVLGEMLSEMKPGNEQPDELELLQELHVTCQSMQERLVDLISKLSNDELTAELLRINDDLNNLFLRYSRWEKNRDTGKHSASAVLAKAIPPTTKPPLQSDDSLIDFGDDLPEQLSKLSTGTSASNQLSKIETVTAKNAAKGDDEFDMFAQSRNASYENSKNSGSTYKDNLEPDQISGGLSTVTQGKHNTPPDLEFDEMAQWLGQTTGGEESVTSSEFERFLAERAAAAEQLPTVTGSTNDATRSRNTSAKDEKSLFAL from the exons AACAAGCCACGGATGGAACGCTGGCGTCAGAGAATTGGGGCTTGAACATGGAAATATGCGACTTAGTAAATGAAACAGAAGATGGTCCCAGAGACGCCGTCAAAGCGATCAGAAAACGGCTGGCCCAAAACGCCGGAAAAAACTACACGGTCGTAATGTACACTTTGACGGTTCTGGAGACTTGCGTAAAAAATTGCGGAAAAAGGTTCCACGTCTTAATCTGCAACAAGGACTTCGTGTTAGACTTG GTGAAACTGATCGGCCCTAAAAACGACCCGCCTACAGCTGTCCAGGAAAAAGTGTTGAGTTTAATTCAGTCTTGGGCAGACGCCTTCAGAAACCAACCGGAAATGTCCGGAGTCATCTCGGTGTATCAGGATCTCGTAGCGAAGGGAATCGAGTTTCCGGCTACAGATTTGGATTCAATGGCTCCCATCCATACCCCACAAAGG AGCGTGGAAACGGAAATTCCGGTGGCGGTGGAACCGCAGATTTCCACACATTCGTCGCCTACGCCGCACGTTGCCAGTCCGACCGGGTTTTTGACCCCCGAGCAGAGAGCCAAACTGCAGTCCGAACTGGACGTCGTTCAAAGCAACATGAACGTCCTGGGGGAGATGTTGAGCGAGATGAAACCAGGCAACGAACAGCCCGACGAGCTGGAGTTGCTGCAA GAGTTGCACGTGACTTGTCAGAGCATGCAAGAGAGGCTGGTCGACTTGATCAGCAAACTGTCCAACGACGAGCTGACGGCGGAGTTGTTACGCATTAACGacgatttaaataatttatttttacggtACAGCCGCTGGGAGAAAAACAGGGACACCGGGAAACACTCGGCCTCTGCGGTCTtggccaaagccattcctccTACAACCAAGCCGCCGTTACAGTCAGACGACAGTCTGATAGACTTCGGAGATGACCTGCCCGAACAGCTCAGTAAATTAA GTACCGGTACTAGTGCCTCAAACCAATTGTCCAAAATTGAAACCGTGACTGCGAAAAATGCCGCCAAAGGGGATGACGAGTTCGACATGTTTGCACAGTCGAGGAACGCGTCTTAcgaaaattccaaaaacaG CGGCAGCACGTACAAGGACAACTTGGAACCCGACCAGATCTCAGGAGGTCTAAGCACGGTGACTCAGGGCAAACACAAC ACACCTCCAGACCTAGAGTTTGACGAGATGGCACAGTGGCTTGGTCAGACA ACGGGGGGCGAAGAGTCGGTAACAAGTAGCGAGTTCGAACGATTTTTGGCCGAGAGGGCGGCGGCAGCAGAACAGCTGCCCACCGTCACGGGTAGCACCAATGACGCCACCAGGTCAAGGAATACGTCGGCGAAGGACGAAAAGAGTCTTTTTGCTTTATAA
- the tilB gene encoding dynein axonemal assembly factor 11, translating into MVRITEELVRKKAEHNEGIIGTLEELSLHQEDVERIEHLNNWCKDIQILYLQANLIPTIENLNKLKKLQYLNLAINNIEKIENLERCESLEKLDLTLNFIGDLESVCSLERNVHLRHLYLTGNPCCDFEGYREYVIVKLPQLQTLDASEITKSERIKAKQNAACVEEGIKRAQDHYSEFRAEQKVRVGQDYDPSVTDEDFWRSTSEHCPETRVEISRRSRKSKGLDQQETKETRQVSLFTKQGRPLNVNQAKLNFRFSDEDPEKFVLDLVVYKYLDTNLIEIDLQPIYVRIAVKGKLFQIVFPEEILIDRSTAKRSQTTGHLVLEMPRANYKPIKGKTKIKAPQKIKDETKNEFLDVKENDEMDVSKIVENAKKKSFVDDPDVPPLEFG; encoded by the exons ATGGTTCGAA TTACCGAGGAGCTCGTTAGGAAAAAAGCGGAGCACAATGAAGGTATTATCGGGACTTTGGAGGAATTATCGCTGCATCAAGAAGACGTGGAGAGAATAGAACACTTAAATAACTGGTGCAAAGACATACAAATCTTGTACCTGCAAGCCAATTTAATTCCGACAATAGAAAACTTGAACAAGTTGAAAAAGCTGCAGTATCTGAATTTGGCGATAAATAACATAGAGAAGATCGAAAATTTGGAACGATGTGAGTCCTTGGAGAAACTAGACCTCACGTTGAACTTCATCGGTGATCTGGAGAGCGTTTGTTCGTTAGAACGCAACGTCCATCTGAGGCATCTGTATTTGACTGGAAATCCGTGTTGCGATTTTGAAGGGTATCGAGAATACGTGATCGTAAAACTTCCGCAGTTGCAGACTTTGGACGCGTCAGAAATCACGAAGAGTGAGCGGATCAAAGCCAAACAAAACGCAGCTTGCGTCGAAGAGGGCATCAAACGGGCTCAAGACCACTACAGCGAGTTCAGGGCGGAACAAAAAGTTAGAGTTGGGCAGGACTATGATCCTTCGGTTACGGATGAGGATTTTTGGAGAAGCACCAGCGAACATTGTCCAGAGACGAGAGTGGAAATCTCGCGGAGGTCGCGAAAATCGAAAGGACTCGATCAACAAGAGACAAAAGAGACGAGACAAGTCAGCTTGTTTACAAAACAAGGAAGACCTCTTAATGTCAATCAGGCCAAGCTGAATTTTAGATTTAGTGACGAGGACCCGGAGAAGTTTGTCCTTGATCTCGTCGTGTACAA gtATTTAGATACGAATTTGATCGAAATTGATTTGCAACCGATTTACGTGCGGATCGCTGTCAAAggaaaattgtttcaaattgtttttccaGAAGAAATTCTTATCGATCGAAGTACGGCGAAGAGGTCACAGACTACGGGGCATTTGGTGTTGGAGATGCCTCGTGCTAACTACAAACCGATAAAAGGTAAAACGAAAATCAAGGCACCTCAAAAAATCAAGGACGAAACGAAAAA TGAATTTTTGGATGTGAAGGAGAACGATGAAATGGACGTCAGCAAAATCGTGGAAAATGCGAAAAAGAAATCTTTTGTTGACGACCCGGACGTGCCGCCGCTGGAATTTGGATAG
- the Rab10 gene encoding ras-related protein Rab-10 encodes MAKKTYDLLFKLLLIGDSGVGKTCILFRFSDDAFTTTFISTIGIDFKIKTVELRGKKIKLQIWDTAGQERFHTITTSYYRGAMGIMLVYDITNEKSFENIVKWLRNIDEHANEDVEKMILGNKCDMSDKRTVSKERGETIAREHGIRFMETSAKANINIDKAFNDLAEAILDKTAGREPGDHVDRVLVDRKQQSNTSRSCCSN; translated from the exons ATGGCTAAAAAGacatatgatttattatttaaattgctGTTAATCGGCGATTCTGGAGTGGGAAAAACGTGCATACTTTTCAGATTTTCCGACGATGCGTTCACGACAACTTTTATATCAACCATAG GTatagattttaaaattaaaacagtcgAATTAagagggaaaaaaattaaactacaAATATGGGACACAGCTGGACAAGAAAGGTTTCACACAATTACAACTTCATATTATCGAGGTGCCATGGGAATAATGCTAGTTTATGATATTACAAACGAgaaaagttttgaaaatatagTTAAATGGTTAAGAAACATAGATGAG CATGCAAATGAAGATGTGGAAAAAATGATACTGGGTAACAAATGTGATATGTCCGATAAACGAACAGTAAGCAAGGAACGAGGAGAAACT ATTGCACGTGAGCATGGCATCAGATTTATGGAAACTTCTGCAAAAGCCAATATAAATATAGATAAAGCCTTTAACGACCTTGCAGAGGCTATTCTAGATAAAACAGCAGGCAGGGAGCCTGGGGATCATGTCGATAGGGTATTGGTAGATAGAAAACAGCAGTCTAACACTTCTAGATCTTGCTGTAGCAAttag